The genomic region CTGATACCGCCAGGTGGCAATCTGTAGAGTCAGTCATTCAGTCATTCAATCATTCTGTCAATTCTATGCGCTACTGCCTCGCCCTTGACCTCAAAGACGACCCGGCTTTGATTGCCGAGTACGAACGATACCACGAAAAGCTGTGGCCGGAGGTCGAAGACAGCATCCGGTCCGCCGGGATTCGGGAGATGGAAATCTACCGGATCGGAAACCGTCTGTTCATGATCATGGAAACGGAGGAGAC from Tellurirhabdus rosea harbors:
- a CDS encoding L-rhamnose mutarotase, translating into MRYCLALDLKDDPALIAEYERYHEKLWPEVEDSIRSAGIREMEIYRIGNRLFMIMETEETFSFEQKAAADAANPKVQEWETLMWRYQQALPLAKPGEKWLLMDRIFKL